From a region of the Arachis ipaensis cultivar K30076 chromosome B09, Araip1.1, whole genome shotgun sequence genome:
- the LOC107619420 gene encoding uncharacterized protein LOC107619420 isoform X2, producing the protein MAEEDYGFTKEEMVVSENLGYPKSYAKLCRNKDLSPFSHGPPFTFLPYALKEHEVERARDLDKMFAVIDPKAKPTTKPKIFASLLWKQLSHLGNAGFDPAVIRVDAYGNVVYYHADSTSPLAWDIDHWFPCSRGGLTVVSNLRIMQKQACKKKKNKLEFLIPWWEFQLGVSVNQFLSIFTSSNSDFRHRGFSFLFCEGEDHELNGSQIVDSHSFPQHFFALKEEIGLAPAAIVESRRESRRESYNRNPKPMSAAIVASRKSKGNILKENEDPQLGENPYHAIVMARDSLKQREESAGSQAEIQKLDNEVKEMKLMNEEEKLIVQDLEIELIKCRRKAEKCRRLAEAQCSYRTMLEKMIRDTMHQTVMYKEQIRLNQAASTALMARLEAQKEICDAAEKELHKKFKQRDELDNEIRHEWEQGRKRTRIDASAFEDKEDDGKPVLYLHGSKPRNHLHKELRILLDEEQRGCEDGLLAKEEHEKEQKTSAENMTEEKLEEQERSLVALEEDNSIERKLERLEISESEENRKRRGKGNVEKWLEMLLEGMDPQETNENEHMTLKVSDNDAKEKQMQLAEEDRIENEASKEKINGSTRFKGVEKKEKQATLVRSESARILRRTPSSPSLFLGMRKGLESFRKKPATGNDIEDGRHSVVGNKFFSSPFKTLKKAVKL; encoded by the exons ATGGCAGAAGAAGATTATGGATTCACCAAAGAAGAAATGGTTGTTAGTGAGAATCTAGGGTACCCAAAATCCTATGCAAAGCTCTGCCGCAATAAGGATTTAAGTCCTTTCAGCCATGGCCCTCCCTTCACTTTCTTACCTTATGCTTTGAAGGAACATGAG GTTGAGAGAGCAAGAGATTTGGATAAGATGTTTGCGGTTATCGATCCAAAGGCGAAGCCAACTACGAAGCCTAAGATCTTTGCCAGTCTCTTGTGGAAGCAGCTCAGCCATCTTGG GAATGCTGGTTTCGACCCTGCTGTGATTCGAGTCGATGCCTATGGCAATGTCGTGTATTATCATGCAGATTCAACCTCTCCACTGGCTTGGGACATTGATCACTGGTTTCCTTGTTCAA GAGGGGGATTAACTGTTGTAAGCAATCTGAGGATCATGCAGAAGCAAGCttgtaagaagaagaaaaacaagctGGAGTTCTTAATCCCATGGTGGGAATTCCAACTAGGTGTATCTGTAAACCAGTTCTTGTCTATTTTCACTTCTTCAAATTCAGACTTCAG GCATAGAGGCTTTTCATTTCTATTCTGTGAAGGAGAAGATCATGAGTTGAATGGTTCACAAATTGTGGATTCTCATTCTTTTCCACAACATTTCTTTGCATTGAAAGAGGAAATTGGCCTAGCTCCGGCTGCAATTGTAGAATCTCGAAGGGAATCACGAAGAGAATC TTACAATAGGAATCCAAAGCCAATGTCTGCTGCTATTG TAGCTTCAAGAAAAAGCAAGGGAAATATTTTGAAGGAAAATGAAGATCCACAGTTGGGTGAAAATCCCTATCATGCCATTGTCATGGCTAGAGATTCCCTAAAGCAAAGAGAAGAAAGTGCAGGATCTCAAGCAGAGATACAGAAGCTAGATAATGAAGTGAAAGAAATGAAGCTCATGAatgaagaagaaaagctcatagTTCAGGACCTAGAAATAGAGCTGATAAAATGTCGGCGAAAGGCAGAGAAGTGCCGGAGGTTAGCAGAGGCTCAGTGCTCTTACAGGACCATGCTGGAGAAGATGATTAGAGACACAATGCACCA GACTGTCATGTATAAGGAACAGATTAGATTGAACCAGGCTGCAAGTACTGCATTGATGGCTAGACTTGAAGCGCAGAAGGAAATTTGTGATGCTGCAGAGAAAGAGCTTCACAAGAAGTTCAAACAAAGAGATGAACTAGATAATGAGATTAGGCATGAATGGGAGCAAGGAAGAAAGAGAACAAGAATAGATGCTTCCGCTTTCGAGGATAAGGAAGATGATGGAAAACCTGTTCTGTATTTGCATGGAAGCAAGCCAAGAAACCATTTGCACAAGGAGCTAAGGATTCTTTTGGATGAAGAACAAAGAGGATGCGAAGATGGTTTGCTTGCAAAAGAAGAACATGAGAAAGAGCAAAAAACATCAGCAGAGAACATGACAGAAGAGAAACTTGAGGAGCAAGAAAGATCACTTGTTGCATTGGAGGAAGACAACTCCATTGAAAGGAAACTTGAGAGGCTAGAAATAAGTGAAAGtgaagaaaatagaaagagacGCGGCAAAGGGAATGTGGAAAAGTGGCTTGAAATGCTTCTAGAAGGAATGGATCCACAAGAAACAAATGAGAATGAGCATATGACCTTGAAAGTTTCAGACAATGATGCTAAAGAGAAGCAGATGCAACTGGCTGAAGAAGATAGAATAGAAAATGAAGCAAGCAAGGAAAAGATAAATGGTAGTACAAGGTTTAAAGGGGTGGAAAAGAAGGAGAAGCAAGCAACGCTCGTTAGATCAGAGAGTGCACGGATCTTGAGGCGAACACCATCATCACCATCTTTGTTTCTGGGGATGAGAAAAGGTCTAGAAAGCTTTAGGAAGAAGCCTGCAACAGGAAATGATATTGAGGATGGCAGACACAGTGTTGTTGGAAACAAATTCTTTAGTTCACCCTTCAAGACACTCAAGAAAGCAGTGAAACTTTGA
- the LOC107619420 gene encoding trichohyalin isoform X3 — translation MFAVIDPKAKPTTKPKIFASLLWKQLSHLGNAGFDPAVIRVDAYGNVVYYHADSTSPLAWDIDHWFPCSRGGLTVVSNLRIMQKQACKKKKNKLEFLIPWWEFQLGVSVNQFLSIFTSSNSDFRHRGFSFLFCEGEDHELNGSQIVDSHSFPQHFFALKEEIGLAPAAIVESRRESRRESYNALSSSLVDYNRNPKPMSAAIVASRKSKGNILKENEDPQLGENPYHAIVMARDSLKQREESAGSQAEIQKLDNEVKEMKLMNEEEKLIVQDLEIELIKCRRKAEKCRRLAEAQCSYRTMLEKMIRDTMHQTVMYKEQIRLNQAASTALMARLEAQKEICDAAEKELHKKFKQRDELDNEIRHEWEQGRKRTRIDASAFEDKEDDGKPVLYLHGSKPRNHLHKELRILLDEEQRGCEDGLLAKEEHEKEQKTSAENMTEEKLEEQERSLVALEEDNSIERKLERLEISESEENRKRRGKGNVEKWLEMLLEGMDPQETNENEHMTLKVSDNDAKEKQMQLAEEDRIENEASKEKINGSTRFKGVEKKEKQATLVRSESARILRRTPSSPSLFLGMRKGLESFRKKPATGNDIEDGRHSVVGNKFFSSPFKTLKKAVKL, via the exons ATGTTTGCGGTTATCGATCCAAAGGCGAAGCCAACTACGAAGCCTAAGATCTTTGCCAGTCTCTTGTGGAAGCAGCTCAGCCATCTTGG GAATGCTGGTTTCGACCCTGCTGTGATTCGAGTCGATGCCTATGGCAATGTCGTGTATTATCATGCAGATTCAACCTCTCCACTGGCTTGGGACATTGATCACTGGTTTCCTTGTTCAA GAGGGGGATTAACTGTTGTAAGCAATCTGAGGATCATGCAGAAGCAAGCttgtaagaagaagaaaaacaagctGGAGTTCTTAATCCCATGGTGGGAATTCCAACTAGGTGTATCTGTAAACCAGTTCTTGTCTATTTTCACTTCTTCAAATTCAGACTTCAG GCATAGAGGCTTTTCATTTCTATTCTGTGAAGGAGAAGATCATGAGTTGAATGGTTCACAAATTGTGGATTCTCATTCTTTTCCACAACATTTCTTTGCATTGAAAGAGGAAATTGGCCTAGCTCCGGCTGCAATTGTAGAATCTCGAAGGGAATCACGAAGAGAATCTTACAACGCGTTATCTTCAAGCCTAGTGGATTACAATAGGAATCCAAAGCCAATGTCTGCTGCTATTG TAGCTTCAAGAAAAAGCAAGGGAAATATTTTGAAGGAAAATGAAGATCCACAGTTGGGTGAAAATCCCTATCATGCCATTGTCATGGCTAGAGATTCCCTAAAGCAAAGAGAAGAAAGTGCAGGATCTCAAGCAGAGATACAGAAGCTAGATAATGAAGTGAAAGAAATGAAGCTCATGAatgaagaagaaaagctcatagTTCAGGACCTAGAAATAGAGCTGATAAAATGTCGGCGAAAGGCAGAGAAGTGCCGGAGGTTAGCAGAGGCTCAGTGCTCTTACAGGACCATGCTGGAGAAGATGATTAGAGACACAATGCACCA GACTGTCATGTATAAGGAACAGATTAGATTGAACCAGGCTGCAAGTACTGCATTGATGGCTAGACTTGAAGCGCAGAAGGAAATTTGTGATGCTGCAGAGAAAGAGCTTCACAAGAAGTTCAAACAAAGAGATGAACTAGATAATGAGATTAGGCATGAATGGGAGCAAGGAAGAAAGAGAACAAGAATAGATGCTTCCGCTTTCGAGGATAAGGAAGATGATGGAAAACCTGTTCTGTATTTGCATGGAAGCAAGCCAAGAAACCATTTGCACAAGGAGCTAAGGATTCTTTTGGATGAAGAACAAAGAGGATGCGAAGATGGTTTGCTTGCAAAAGAAGAACATGAGAAAGAGCAAAAAACATCAGCAGAGAACATGACAGAAGAGAAACTTGAGGAGCAAGAAAGATCACTTGTTGCATTGGAGGAAGACAACTCCATTGAAAGGAAACTTGAGAGGCTAGAAATAAGTGAAAGtgaagaaaatagaaagagacGCGGCAAAGGGAATGTGGAAAAGTGGCTTGAAATGCTTCTAGAAGGAATGGATCCACAAGAAACAAATGAGAATGAGCATATGACCTTGAAAGTTTCAGACAATGATGCTAAAGAGAAGCAGATGCAACTGGCTGAAGAAGATAGAATAGAAAATGAAGCAAGCAAGGAAAAGATAAATGGTAGTACAAGGTTTAAAGGGGTGGAAAAGAAGGAGAAGCAAGCAACGCTCGTTAGATCAGAGAGTGCACGGATCTTGAGGCGAACACCATCATCACCATCTTTGTTTCTGGGGATGAGAAAAGGTCTAGAAAGCTTTAGGAAGAAGCCTGCAACAGGAAATGATATTGAGGATGGCAGACACAGTGTTGTTGGAAACAAATTCTTTAGTTCACCCTTCAAGACACTCAAGAAAGCAGTGAAACTTTGA
- the LOC107619420 gene encoding uncharacterized protein LOC107619420 isoform X1 produces the protein MAEEDYGFTKEEMVVSENLGYPKSYAKLCRNKDLSPFSHGPPFTFLPYALKEHEVERARDLDKMFAVIDPKAKPTTKPKIFASLLWKQLSHLGNAGFDPAVIRVDAYGNVVYYHADSTSPLAWDIDHWFPCSRGGLTVVSNLRIMQKQACKKKKNKLEFLIPWWEFQLGVSVNQFLSIFTSSNSDFRHRGFSFLFCEGEDHELNGSQIVDSHSFPQHFFALKEEIGLAPAAIVESRRESRRESYNALSSSLVDYNRNPKPMSAAIVASRKSKGNILKENEDPQLGENPYHAIVMARDSLKQREESAGSQAEIQKLDNEVKEMKLMNEEEKLIVQDLEIELIKCRRKAEKCRRLAEAQCSYRTMLEKMIRDTMHQTVMYKEQIRLNQAASTALMARLEAQKEICDAAEKELHKKFKQRDELDNEIRHEWEQGRKRTRIDASAFEDKEDDGKPVLYLHGSKPRNHLHKELRILLDEEQRGCEDGLLAKEEHEKEQKTSAENMTEEKLEEQERSLVALEEDNSIERKLERLEISESEENRKRRGKGNVEKWLEMLLEGMDPQETNENEHMTLKVSDNDAKEKQMQLAEEDRIENEASKEKINGSTRFKGVEKKEKQATLVRSESARILRRTPSSPSLFLGMRKGLESFRKKPATGNDIEDGRHSVVGNKFFSSPFKTLKKAVKL, from the exons ATGGCAGAAGAAGATTATGGATTCACCAAAGAAGAAATGGTTGTTAGTGAGAATCTAGGGTACCCAAAATCCTATGCAAAGCTCTGCCGCAATAAGGATTTAAGTCCTTTCAGCCATGGCCCTCCCTTCACTTTCTTACCTTATGCTTTGAAGGAACATGAG GTTGAGAGAGCAAGAGATTTGGATAAGATGTTTGCGGTTATCGATCCAAAGGCGAAGCCAACTACGAAGCCTAAGATCTTTGCCAGTCTCTTGTGGAAGCAGCTCAGCCATCTTGG GAATGCTGGTTTCGACCCTGCTGTGATTCGAGTCGATGCCTATGGCAATGTCGTGTATTATCATGCAGATTCAACCTCTCCACTGGCTTGGGACATTGATCACTGGTTTCCTTGTTCAA GAGGGGGATTAACTGTTGTAAGCAATCTGAGGATCATGCAGAAGCAAGCttgtaagaagaagaaaaacaagctGGAGTTCTTAATCCCATGGTGGGAATTCCAACTAGGTGTATCTGTAAACCAGTTCTTGTCTATTTTCACTTCTTCAAATTCAGACTTCAG GCATAGAGGCTTTTCATTTCTATTCTGTGAAGGAGAAGATCATGAGTTGAATGGTTCACAAATTGTGGATTCTCATTCTTTTCCACAACATTTCTTTGCATTGAAAGAGGAAATTGGCCTAGCTCCGGCTGCAATTGTAGAATCTCGAAGGGAATCACGAAGAGAATCTTACAACGCGTTATCTTCAAGCCTAGTGGATTACAATAGGAATCCAAAGCCAATGTCTGCTGCTATTG TAGCTTCAAGAAAAAGCAAGGGAAATATTTTGAAGGAAAATGAAGATCCACAGTTGGGTGAAAATCCCTATCATGCCATTGTCATGGCTAGAGATTCCCTAAAGCAAAGAGAAGAAAGTGCAGGATCTCAAGCAGAGATACAGAAGCTAGATAATGAAGTGAAAGAAATGAAGCTCATGAatgaagaagaaaagctcatagTTCAGGACCTAGAAATAGAGCTGATAAAATGTCGGCGAAAGGCAGAGAAGTGCCGGAGGTTAGCAGAGGCTCAGTGCTCTTACAGGACCATGCTGGAGAAGATGATTAGAGACACAATGCACCA GACTGTCATGTATAAGGAACAGATTAGATTGAACCAGGCTGCAAGTACTGCATTGATGGCTAGACTTGAAGCGCAGAAGGAAATTTGTGATGCTGCAGAGAAAGAGCTTCACAAGAAGTTCAAACAAAGAGATGAACTAGATAATGAGATTAGGCATGAATGGGAGCAAGGAAGAAAGAGAACAAGAATAGATGCTTCCGCTTTCGAGGATAAGGAAGATGATGGAAAACCTGTTCTGTATTTGCATGGAAGCAAGCCAAGAAACCATTTGCACAAGGAGCTAAGGATTCTTTTGGATGAAGAACAAAGAGGATGCGAAGATGGTTTGCTTGCAAAAGAAGAACATGAGAAAGAGCAAAAAACATCAGCAGAGAACATGACAGAAGAGAAACTTGAGGAGCAAGAAAGATCACTTGTTGCATTGGAGGAAGACAACTCCATTGAAAGGAAACTTGAGAGGCTAGAAATAAGTGAAAGtgaagaaaatagaaagagacGCGGCAAAGGGAATGTGGAAAAGTGGCTTGAAATGCTTCTAGAAGGAATGGATCCACAAGAAACAAATGAGAATGAGCATATGACCTTGAAAGTTTCAGACAATGATGCTAAAGAGAAGCAGATGCAACTGGCTGAAGAAGATAGAATAGAAAATGAAGCAAGCAAGGAAAAGATAAATGGTAGTACAAGGTTTAAAGGGGTGGAAAAGAAGGAGAAGCAAGCAACGCTCGTTAGATCAGAGAGTGCACGGATCTTGAGGCGAACACCATCATCACCATCTTTGTTTCTGGGGATGAGAAAAGGTCTAGAAAGCTTTAGGAAGAAGCCTGCAACAGGAAATGATATTGAGGATGGCAGACACAGTGTTGTTGGAAACAAATTCTTTAGTTCACCCTTCAAGACACTCAAGAAAGCAGTGAAACTTTGA
- the LOC107618439 gene encoding molybdate transporter 2 (The sequence of the model RefSeq protein was modified relative to this genomic sequence to represent the inferred CDS: added 87 bases not found in genome assembly) codes for MAHSIHEETETTAATPLLRRNWRWFQVPSTIKLKTSLSSELSGAVGDLGTYIPIVLALSLVNSLDLTTTLVFTALYNIATGLLFGLPMPVQPMKSIAAVAISESPPLSIPQISAAGLSVAAVLLFLGATGLMSFLYRYLPLPVVRGVQLSQGLSFAMSAIKYIRYQQDLATQTSGAARSWLALDGLLIALAATLFLILTTGAGVDDHRAAENTQREESDETDSLNKTSESRIHRRIRFLSNIPSALLVFLFGLVICFISDPSIFGDLKFGPSKIALIKITWDDLKIGFFRAAIPQIPLSVLNSVIAVCKLSGDLFPGKGEASVMKVSVSVGLMNFVGCWFGAMPCCHGAGGLAGQYRFGGRSGASVVFLGLAKLILALVFGNSFGRILGQFPIGILGVLLLFAGIELAMASRDMNSKEESFVMFVCAAVSLTGNSAALGFIVGIVLYLLLKFRELDCGACFGFSTSTTRKVKDEEASLIGN; via the exons ATGGCACACTCCATCCATGAAGAAACTGAAACCACCGCCGCCACCCCACTCCTCCGCCGCAATTGGCGGTGGTTCCAAGTCCCCTCCACCATCAAGCTCAAAACAAGCCTCTCCTCAGAGCTCTCCGGCGCCGTCGGAGATCTCGGAACCTACATCCCCATCGTACTAGCACTCTCACTAGTCAACAGTCTTGACCTCACCACCACCCTCGTCTTCACCGCTCTCTACAACATCGCCACTGGCCTCCTCTTCGGCCTCCCTATGCCCGTCCAGCCTATGAAGTCCATCGCCGCCGTCGCCATCTCCGAATCCCCTCCT TACCGCTACCTCCCTCTACCCGTCGTTCGCGGCGTCCAGCTCTCCCAAGGACTCTCCTTCGCCATGTCCGCCATCAAGTACATCCGCTACCAGCAGGACCTCGCCACGCAAACTTCGGGCGCAGCGAGGTCCTGGCTTGCCCTCGACGGCCTTCTGATCGCCCTCGCCGCCACCTTGTTTTTAATTCTAACAACAGGTGCCGGCGTGGACGACCATCGCGCCGCCGAGAACACGCAAAGAGAAGAGTCGGACGAAACCGACTCTCTCAATAAAACATCGGAATcaagaatccataggagaatcaGATTCCTATCAAACATTCCCTCCGCTTTGTTAGTATTCTTGTTTGGCCTTGTTATTTGTTTCATTTCTGACCCTTCAATCTTCGGCGATCTGAAATTCGGACCGTCGAAGATCGCCTTGATCAAGATCACGTGGGATGATCTCAAGATTGGATTCTTTCGGGCAGCAATCCCGCAAATTCCGTTATCCGTTTTGAATTCCGTTATTGCGGTTTGTAAGCTGTCTGGGGATTTGTTCCCTGGAAAGGGAGAAGCTTCGGTTATGAAAGTTTCGGTTAGTGTTGGTTTGATGAACTTTGTTGGGTGTTGGTTCGGAGCCATGCCATGTTGCCACGGAGCTGGTGGTTTGGCTGGGCAATACAGGTTCGGAGGTAGGAGTGGAGCTTCGGTGGTTTTTCTGGGGTTGGCAAAATTGATTCTTGCTTTGGTTTTTGGGAACTCGTTTGGGAGAATCTTGGGACAGTTTCCCATTGGGATTCTTGGGGTTTTGTTGCTTTTTGCTGGGATTGAATTGGCTATGGCTTCTAGAGATATGAACAGTAAAGAAGAGTCTTTTGTTATGTTTGTTTGTGCTGCGGTTTCTCTTACTGGGAATAGTGCTGCTTTAGGGTTCATTGTTGGGATTGTGCTTTATTTGTTACTTAAATTCAGGGAACTTGATTGTGGTGCTTGTTTTGGGTTTAGTACTAGTACTACTAGGAAGGTTAAGGATGAGGAAGCTAGTTTAATTGGTAATTAA